TGTAAATTTGCCTAAAAAAAAACTATGTTTAGGCAAGACGATCTAGAACAAATTAATAAACAAGGAATAAGTATTAACGAAATTGAAAAACAACTCCATTATTTTCGTCAAGGTTTTCCATTTATATGTTTAGCAAAACCAGCTACTTTAGGTGATGGCATTTTTGTTTTAAATGCAGAAAATGAAATAAATTTTATTAACCTCTATAACGAATACACTCATCAGCATAAAATTTTAAAGTTTGTTCCGGCTTCTGGAGCTGCAAGTCGAATGTTCAAAGATTTGTATGCCTATATCGAAAACGAAAAAACATTAGGTCAATTGCCTTCGGTTCAGCAAGTTATAGAGCATATCGAAAAATTTGCCTTTTACAATGTATTGAAAAAACTTTTGTCAGAAGCAGGATTTGAAATTAAAAAAGTGGATGCCAAAAAACTAGTTGAATTTATACTTACCCATAAGGGTTTGAATTATGGTATGTTGCCAAAGGCGCTTATCTTATTTCATCGTTACAGCGATGGTGATCGTACTTCGCTAGAAGAACATTTAGTCGAAGGAGCATTATACGCTTATTCAAACAAAAAAGTCTATTTGCATTTTACGGTATCGCCTGAACACCGAACGGCTTTTGAAGCACGTATTAGTCAAACTATCGAAAAATACGAAAAAGAATATCAAACTACATTTGAAATTGCTTATTCTATTCAATCTCCGGCAACCGATACCATTGCCGTTGATATGGAAAATAATCCGTTTAGGGATAAAAATGGGAAATTGGTTTTTCGTCCGGGTGGGCATGGAGCATTGATTCATAATTTGAACAAGTTAGATGCCGATTTGATTTTTATTAAAAATATTGACAATGTAGTGCCCGATCGTTTAAAAGATGAAACTATTCGTTATAAAAAACTTTTAGCGGGGTTTCTTAT
This Bacteroidales bacterium DNA region includes the following protein-coding sequences:
- a CDS encoding DUF4301 family protein, translating into MFRQDDLEQINKQGISINEIEKQLHYFRQGFPFICLAKPATLGDGIFVLNAENEINFINLYNEYTHQHKILKFVPASGAASRMFKDLYAYIENEKTLGQLPSVQQVIEHIEKFAFYNVLKKLLSEAGFEIKKVDAKKLVEFILTHKGLNYGMLPKALILFHRYSDGDRTSLEEHLVEGALYAYSNKKVYLHFTVSPEHRTAFEARISQTIEKYEKEYQTTFEIAYSIQSPATDTIAVDMENNPFRDKNGKLVFRPGGHGALIHNLNKLDADLIFIKNIDNVVPDRLKDETIRYKKLLAGFLIFLQDKLYTYQQWFDENKITPERIAAIKDFYKTYFHVDINAFTLEQIKAMLFRPLRVCGMVKNEGEPGGGPFWVKDKTGAISLQIVESSQVDFNNAEQTQIFKQATHFNPVDLVCSIKNYKGEKYNLLNFIDHETGFISQKSKDGKPLKALELPGLWNGAMAFWNTIFVEVPMITFNPVKTINDLLRPQHLNG